Proteins co-encoded in one Acidisarcina sp. genomic window:
- the phoU gene encoding phosphate signaling complex protein PhoU, with translation MTVIDAQFKLEIPNLPRIHFQQQLAELKDKLLAMAALAQQAVESAVEANLRRDPKLCEYVRENETAINSAQRDLDEMAYELLAKEQPMAIDLRFILAVIKINGDLERIGDQSMSIAIRTQEMIKMPEVELPVDFGGMGEFAGRMIRTSIQALLNADAQVADSVLEMDDEIDRMNRAAHSELLQVIQKQPDYTMQALNSILIARSLERIADHATNIATDVIFWVRGADIRHQLSLAID, from the coding sequence GTGACAGTGATTGATGCACAATTCAAGTTGGAGATTCCGAATTTGCCACGCATTCACTTCCAGCAGCAACTGGCTGAATTGAAAGACAAGCTTCTTGCGATGGCTGCTCTTGCCCAGCAGGCCGTCGAGTCCGCAGTCGAAGCGAACCTGCGCCGTGATCCAAAGCTTTGCGAGTATGTTCGCGAGAACGAGACGGCGATTAATAGTGCGCAGCGCGATCTGGACGAGATGGCGTATGAACTGCTCGCAAAGGAGCAGCCCATGGCGATCGACTTGCGCTTCATTCTTGCGGTGATCAAGATCAATGGCGACCTGGAGCGCATCGGAGACCAGTCGATGAGCATTGCCATCCGCACGCAGGAGATGATCAAGATGCCGGAAGTCGAACTGCCTGTGGATTTTGGCGGGATGGGTGAGTTTGCCGGGCGGATGATCCGCACATCGATTCAGGCGCTGCTGAATGCGGATGCCCAAGTCGCCGATTCGGTTCTGGAGATGGACGACGAGATCGACCGGATGAACCGCGCAGCCCACAGCGAACTGCTCCAGGTGATTCAGAAGCAGCCGGACTATACGATGCAGGCGCTGAACTCTATCCTGATCGCACGCAGCCTGGAGCGGATCGCCGATCACGCCACCAATATCGCGACGGACGTCATCTTCTGGGTGCGCGGCGCGGATATCCGCCACCAGCTCAGCCTGGCGATTGACTAG
- a CDS encoding phenylalanine 4-monooxygenase: MNPEVVKNHGREGYLASQRPAAEIDRKSLPIAGQYLIQQDWCAYTQDQHAVWAELVRRRMTQLRQHACREYLQGFEVIGLREDSIPNLADVNERLQPRTGWRATPVSGFLPPDAFFEMLAARQFPTTTYLRSRESLDYTPEPDIFHDVFGHVPMHAHPVFADFLQHYGRVCAALTNHEDLERMGRLFWFTVEFGVIRQEGAIRLYGSGLISSQGESEHVVRGGPEIRDFNLDQVMEQRFSTSEMQPVLYAVESFDEIYQAAQQAESRLG, encoded by the coding sequence ATGAATCCCGAGGTCGTGAAGAATCACGGAAGAGAAGGGTACCTTGCCAGCCAGAGGCCGGCTGCAGAGATTGACCGCAAGAGCCTCCCGATTGCTGGACAATATCTTATCCAGCAGGATTGGTGCGCGTACACGCAGGATCAGCATGCGGTGTGGGCCGAGCTTGTGCGCCGGCGCATGACGCAACTGCGTCAGCATGCCTGCCGCGAGTACCTGCAAGGGTTCGAAGTGATTGGGCTGCGTGAGGATTCGATTCCGAACCTGGCGGATGTGAATGAGCGCCTGCAGCCACGCACGGGCTGGCGCGCCACCCCGGTGAGCGGCTTCCTGCCTCCCGATGCATTCTTTGAGATGCTGGCGGCGCGGCAGTTTCCGACGACCACATATCTGCGCAGCCGGGAATCGCTGGACTATACTCCCGAGCCCGATATCTTTCATGACGTCTTTGGGCATGTTCCGATGCACGCCCACCCGGTATTTGCAGATTTTCTGCAGCATTACGGCAGGGTCTGCGCAGCGCTCACCAACCATGAGGATCTGGAGCGCATGGGGCGGCTCTTCTGGTTCACGGTCGAGTTTGGGGTGATACGGCAGGAGGGAGCGATCCGGCTTTACGGCAGCGGGCTGATCTCCTCGCAGGGAGAGTCCGAGCATGTCGTTCGCGGCGGCCCGGAGATTCGCGACTTCAATCTGGACCAGGTGATGGAGCAGCGCTTTTCCACCTCGGAAATGCAGCCGGTGCTCTACGCGGTGGAGTCGTTCGACGAGATTTACCAGGCAGCCCAGCAGGCCGAATCACGGCTTGGCTGA
- the hppD gene encoding 4-hydroxyphenylpyruvate dioxygenase has product MSTLTHPEVETRHDFLPLNGTDHIELYVGNARQAAYYYRVAFGMTLVAYAGPETGLRTRASYVVQQGKIRFVLTTPLRPDGEIAEHIHRHGDGVRDIALWVDDARQAWKETTKRGARSVLEPTELRDEYGIVHIASIATYGDTVHTFVERRRYYGPFLPGYRAIANDPQARPAGLQHVDHVVGNVGWHEMDRWVDFYRNVMGFELYQHFDDKDISTEYSALMSKVMSNGNGRVKFPINEPAEGRRKSQIEEYLEYYHGSGVQHIAMATSDILATVALLKQQGVEFLSIPHAYYSALESRVGRIDEPLEELEKLGILVDRDEEGYMLQIFTRPVEDRPTLFFEIIQRKGSRSFGKGNFKALFEAIEREQAARGNLLR; this is encoded by the coding sequence ATGTCCACGCTTACACATCCCGAAGTAGAAACCAGGCATGACTTTCTGCCCCTGAATGGTACCGATCATATTGAGTTGTACGTGGGTAATGCGCGCCAGGCTGCCTATTACTACCGAGTTGCGTTTGGCATGACTCTGGTCGCGTATGCCGGACCTGAGACAGGACTTCGCACCCGCGCCTCCTACGTCGTCCAGCAAGGCAAGATCCGCTTCGTCCTCACCACTCCGCTGCGCCCCGACGGCGAAATAGCAGAACACATCCACCGCCATGGAGACGGCGTGCGTGACATAGCCCTGTGGGTTGATGACGCCAGGCAGGCATGGAAGGAAACAACCAAACGTGGCGCCCGCAGTGTTCTCGAACCTACGGAACTGAGAGATGAATATGGCATCGTCCATATTGCGTCGATCGCTACGTATGGAGACACGGTTCACACCTTCGTCGAGCGCCGCCGCTACTATGGCCCATTTCTCCCTGGCTATCGCGCCATCGCGAACGATCCCCAGGCGCGCCCTGCCGGTTTGCAGCATGTCGATCACGTGGTGGGAAATGTGGGCTGGCACGAAATGGACCGCTGGGTTGACTTCTACCGGAACGTCATGGGGTTCGAGCTATACCAGCACTTTGACGACAAGGATATTTCGACCGAGTACTCCGCACTGATGTCCAAGGTGATGAGCAACGGGAACGGCCGCGTCAAGTTTCCAATCAATGAGCCGGCAGAGGGCCGTAGGAAGTCGCAGATCGAGGAGTACCTTGAGTACTACCATGGATCCGGGGTCCAACATATCGCTATGGCAACCAGCGACATTCTGGCGACTGTGGCCTTGCTGAAGCAGCAGGGGGTTGAGTTTCTCTCCATACCGCACGCTTACTATTCCGCGCTGGAGAGCCGCGTTGGCCGCATCGATGAGCCACTGGAAGAGTTGGAGAAGCTGGGGATTCTCGTCGATCGAGATGAGGAAGGCTACATGCTCCAGATCTTTACGCGCCCTGTCGAGGATCGGCCCACGCTCTTCTTTGAGATCATCCAGCGCAAAGGCAGCCGGAGTTTTGGCAAAGGAAACTTCAAAGCGCTCTTCGAGGCCATTGAGCGCGAGCAGGCGGCACGTGGAAATCTATTAAGGTAA